GACGGCGCCGCGGCCATCCCCCGGCTGCTGCGCGCCCTGGACGCGGCCGGCCTGACACCCGGCACCGTACAGCTCCAACGGCCCAGCCTGGACGACGTGTTCCTGGCCCGCACCGGCCGCTCGCTGCGGCAGTCCTGACCCGATCCCACCCCCGCGGCCCCACCGCGTGGACCGGCACAACTCCCTGGGGAGACCGTGAAGCTCGCCCGCGACACCTGGCTGGTCTTCCAACGCCAGCTGCTGCTGATGATCCGCACCCCGGTCTGGATCGCCGTCGGCATCATCCAGCCCGTGTTCTACCTCCTGCTGTTCGCCCCGCTGCTGAAGAAGGTGCTCGCCCCGGACGGCGCGAGCAGCTACGCCGACGCCTACCAGGTGTACGTACCGGGCCTGTTGGCGGTGCTGTGCATCTTCGGCGGGCTGTTCACCGGCTTCAGCCTGCTGGGCGAGCTCAAGGCCGGGATCATCGAGCGCTCCCGGGTGACGCCGGTGAGCCGGCTGGCGCTGCTGCTCGGACGGGCGCTGCGGGAGATGGTGGCGCTGCTGGTGCAGGCCGTCCTGATCACGCTGATCGCGCTGCCGTTCGGGCTGCGGGTGAGCCCGCTCAACCTGCTGCTCGCCTACCTGCTGCTCGGACTCCTGGCGCTGATGACCTCGGCGATCTCCTACGGCATCGCACTGATGGTGCCGGCCGACGCGGCGATGGCGCCCGTGGTGAACACCCTCGCGCAGCCGATCGCGCTGCTGTCCGGGGTGCTGCTGCCGCTCACCCTGGCTCCGGACTGGCTGCAGCAGCTCGCCCGGTGGAACCCCTTCTACTGGGCTGTGGAGGGCATGCGCGCCCTGTTCTCCGGGCACGCCGGGGACAGCGCGGTCTGGCAGGGGCTGCTGGTGGTCGCGGTGATGACCGTCCTGGCGGTGTTCTGGTCGGCCCGGCTGTTCTCCACCCGGGTGCGCTGACCGACGCCCGGACGCCCGGGCCAAAAAGGGGGCCCGGCTCGTGTTTCGAGCCGGGCCCATCGGCGTCCTCGCACGGTCAGCAGGAGCCGATGAAGGCAGCCAACTTCGCCACTCCGTCGATGATCTGAGCCTGCGTCAGCGAGCTGATGGAGAGCCGCAGCCGGCGCTCCCCGCCGCCCGCCGGGTAGAACGGCGCCATCGGCGTCCACAGCACCCCGTACGCGCGGGCGCAGCGCTCCATCGCCGCCTCGTCGGCGGCGAAGGGCACCGTGAGGACGGCGAAGAAGCCGCCGTCGGGGCGGTTCCAGGAGACGCCCAGCCGACGCCGCTCGGAGGCCGGGAAGTGCCGGTCCAGCTCCCGCAGCAGGGTGTCCATGCCGGCCGCGTAGTGGGCCGTGGCGCGGGCGTTGGCGGCGCGCAGCCGGCAGTCGTGCGTCAGCAGCATGCCGCCGATGACGGCCTGGCTGAGCGCGGGGGTGTTGACCGTCGTCATGCTCTTCAGCTTGGCCAGCTCGTCCGCGAGGAGGCTGCGCCGCCCGTCGGGGCCGGTCACCTCCTGGTCGGCGACGGCGTAGCCGAGCCGGGCGCCGGGGAAGCAGGTCTTGGCGAAGGAGCCCAGGTGGACGACCTGGCGGCGGCGGTCCAGCGCCTTGAGGGTGGGCCGCGGCCCGGGCGTGCGGGCGAAGAAGCCGTACGGGTTGTCCTCGACGACCAGGACGCCCTCCTCCGCGGCCACGTCCAGCAGCCGGGTGCGGGCGGCGATCGGCATGCTGGTGCCGGACGGGTTGGCGAAGTCGGGGACGACGTAGAGGGCGCGCGGGCGGCGCCCCTCGGCCCGCACGGCCCGGGCCGCGGCGCGCACGGCCGCCGGGTCCGGCCCGCCGTCGGGCCCCTCGGGGACCGGCCGGGTGGTCAGGTCGAGCAGCCTTGCGGCGCCGGTGACGCCGACGTAGCAGGGCGCGCTGACCAGCAGCACGTCGTCCGGGCCCGCGCAGAGCGCGCGCAGCACGAGCAGCATGCCCTCCTGGGCGCCGACGGTGAGCACCAGGGCCTCGGGGGCGACGGTCAGTCCCTCGTCGTTGGCGAGGGTGCGGGCGACCAGTTCGGCGATGATGCCCTTGGTGGGGCCGTACTGGAACAGCGCGGTGCGCACGGCGTCCCGGTCGAGGCCGCGCTCGGCCAGGTGGGCGAGGTAGGTGTCCAGGTAGCGGGGGACGTCCTCGGGCTCGAAGAAGCCCTCGTAGGGGCGGCCGGGGGCGAAGGAGACGGCCTGCGGGTAGCGGGAGGTGACCTCGTTGAGGAAGGTCATCGCGTCCAGCAGCGGATCGGCGAGGGAGGCGTGCAGGTCCTCCAGACGGAGGTTCACCGCGGCACCTCCCGCCCGGCCTCCCACAGTGTCTCCCGCAGCCGCCCGGCGGCGTACGCCTGGGCCTCGGCGGCCGCGTCCAGGGTGGCGGTCATGGCGAAGAAGCCGTGCGGCATTCCCTCGTACCGGCGCAGCTCCACCGGGACTCCGGCCGCGCGCAGCGCCTCGGCGTACTGTTCGCCCTCGTCCCGCAGCGGGTCGTACTCGGCGGTGAGGACGGTCGCGGGCGGCAGGCCGGCCAGGGTGGCGGCGCGCAGCGGGGAGGCGTACGGGCTGGCGGCGTCGGCCCGGTCGGCCAGGTAGTGACCCCAGTACCAGGCCAACGAGCGGCGGTTGAAGAGCAGCGGGTCGTCGTGTTCGCGCAGCGAGGGGGTGTCGGCGGCGTGGTCGGTGTTGGGGTAGACCAGCAGCTGGTGGCGCAGGGCCGGGCCGCCTTCGGCGCGCAGCAGCAGGGTCAGGGCGGCGCTGAGGTTGCCGCCGGCGCTCTCGCCGCCGACCGCGAGGCGGCCGGGGTCGATGCCGAACTCGCCGGCCCGTTCCACCAGGTGGAGGAGGGCGGCGCGGCAGTCCTGGAGGGCGGCGGGGAAGGGGTGTTCGGGGGCGAGCCGGTAGCCGACGGAGGCGGTGACGCAGCCGACGGCGTTGGTGAGTCGGCGGCAGATCGCGTCGCTGGTGTCGGGCGAGCCGAGGGTCCAGCCGCCGCCGAACAGGTAGAGCAGGGCGGGGAGTTCGGTGCTTCGCTGTTCGAGGGTGGGCGGTTCCGGGCGGTAGAGCCGCAGGGTGAGGTCGCCGCCGGGACCGGGGAAGCGGTGCTCCTCGACGGCGGCGACCGGTTCGGGGGTGCCGGCCGCGGCGCGGATGTCGGCGAGGTCGGCGGCGCGGGCCTCGGCCAGGGTGAGGGTGTAGAGCGGCGGTGCGCCGCTGCTCGCGCGCCGGGCGCGCAGGGCCTCGGCCTGGGGGTGCAGGGGCATGGGTGGTCCCGTTCTCGTGCGGCTGGGTCGGCGGTCGGGCCGCGTCATTGCCGGGCAGTCAAAGGTCGGCGCTCAGCGGTCGGCCTCGACGTAGATGGTCTCGTCGGTGCGGAACGCCGTGTCGAGGTCGGCGACGTCCGAACGGGTGCCCTGCCGGTAGGCGCAGTGGCGGACCTGCCCGGGCGTGAAGCCGGCCAGGGTGAGGACGTGCCGGAGTTCGTCCAGGTCGTAGATCCACTGGTGGCCGTAGTACCGGAAGACCTGGTTGACCAGGAAGGCCGGGCGGGCGGGCATCGGCGGGCCGAAGCCGAGGGTGGTCAGGCGGCGGCGGTGCTTGGCGAGGAAGCCGTCGCCGGTGGCGTAGCCGACCAGGTAGCGGGCGAGGTCGGGGGTGGTCAGGCGCAGGACGCCGCCGGGGCGCAGCACCCGGCGGGCTTCGCGCAGCCAGCCGACCGCGACGGGCAGGGTGACGTGCTCGATCAGGTGCTCGGCGTACACCCAGTCGATGCTGGCGTCGGCGAAGGGCAGCGGCTCGGCGATGTCCAGCTGGGTGAACCAGCGGTCGCCGTCGACCCGGTAGAGGGTGCCGGGCTCGGTGGCCGGCCCGGCGCCGCCGCGCAGGGCGGTCAGGTCGGTGCCGAGGCCTTCCGGGTGGGCGGTCCGGAAGGCGGCGAACTCGATGCCGGTGAGGCCGAGTTCGCGGAAGTCGGCGTGGTCGTGCGGGAGCCCGCCGGGGTGCGGTTCGAGCGTGTCGCAGGTGGCGACCTGTGCGCTGAACTCGTCCAGGCGGGTGGCCAGGCCGTCGGGGTCGTCCCAGTCCCAGCCGGGGAACCGGGCGCTGCGGGCGGCCCGTTCGGCCGGTTCCGTCCGTTCGGCTCGTTCGGTCCGTTCGGTCTGTGCGGTTCGTTCGGTCTGTGCGGTTCTTCGGGTCTGTTCGGTCATCTCGGTCTCTTCCTCGGAGAACGTGGTGCGGGCCCCGCGTGGTTCAGCCGGCCGGGCAGCAGGGCCAGGGGGCGAGGGCCGTACGGTCCAGGTCGGCGAGCCGGGGGCGGCCCAACAGGGCCATGGTGTGCTCCAGTTCCTGGCGCAGCAGGTCGAGCACCCGGTGCACGCCGGACTCCCCGTCGGTGGCGAGGCCCCAGAACGCGGGGCGGCCGATCAGGACGGCGCGGGCGCCGAGGGCGAGGGCGACGGCGATGTCGGTGCCGGTGCGCACGCCGCCGTCGAGCAGCACCGGCAGCTCGTGCGGAACGGCCTGGACCACCTCGGGCAGGGCCGCCAACGCCGCTATCGAGCCGTCCAGTTGTCGGCCGCCGTGGTTGGAGACCAGGACGGCGTCGGCGCCGTGTTCGACGGCCAGCCGGGCGTCCTCTGCGGTCAGGATGCCCTTGAGGACCAGCGGCAGCCGGGTGCGGCGGCGCAGCCAGGCGAGGTCGGCCCAGCTCAGGGTGGGGTCGAACTGCTCGCGGGCGTGCTCGGCGATGCCCGAACTGCCGCCCGCTGCACGGTGGCTGGCCGACATCAGGGCCGGGTCCAGGTTGACCGCGCGGACGGCGGGCGGGATGGCGAAGCCGTTGCGCAGGTCTCGCAGGCGGCGGCCGATCCTGGGGGCGTCGACGGTCAGCACCAGGGCCCGGAAGCCGGCCGCCTCGGCGCGCTCCACCAGGGCGGCGAGGGCGGCCCGTTCGCGCAGCCAGTACAGCTGGAGCCAGAGCGGGCCGGTGGCGGCCTCGGCGATCTCCTCCAGGGTGCGACTGGCGAACATCCCGGCGACCAGCAGCGCCCCGGCCCGGCCGGCGGCGCGGGCGGTGGCGGTCTCGCCCTCCGGGTCGACCAGGCGGTGGTAGGCCATCGGGGCGATGCCGAGCGGGAGGGCGAGCGGTGCGCCGAGCAGGGTCAGGGCCGGGTCGCAGGCGGAGACGTCGACCAGGGTGCGCGGGCGCAGGGCGTAGCGCCCGAACATCTCCCGGTTCGCGGCCAGGGTGCGTTCGGTGCCGCTGCCGCCTTCGATGAAATCCCAGATTTCCGGGGGGAGTTGTTCGCGCGCTGCGCGCTCGATCCCGGCCAGCGTGAGTGCTCCCACGGGCATTCCTCGTTCCCGGACGGCCACGCGCGGGCCAGTCCCGGTTCGGCAGCGTAGGAGCAACGGACACATTGGTATAGACCTTGATTTGACCAAACGTCTGTGCCAAGGTCTGGCAACGGAATTGGCCGTTTTCTGGTCGTGAACTGCGTTCATGACAAATCCCCTGACTTGTGTGGAGCCGCGTTGACCGGCTTTTCCCCCTTTTCGCCTCCGCCGTTCGCACCGCCGCACTCCGATGCCCCGCACGACTGGGTCGACCGGCTGTTGCTGGCCGGCCCCGGCGGCGAGGAGTGCCTGCACCTCGGCGCGCCGCTCGACCGGGACGCGCTGCGCACCCTGGTCGAGGAGCAGTCCGTACGGCTCACGGCCGCCGGGCTCGGCCCCGGCGGTACGGCGGCGCTGCGGCTGCCGCCCTCGGTGGCGTTCGTCGCGGTGCTGCTGGCCTGCTGGCGGCTCGGTGCCCAAGTCGCCCTGCTCGACCACCGGTTGACCGACCACGAGATCGACGCGGCGGTGGCCCGACTGGCCCCGCAGGTGCTGGTAGGCTCCGCCCACCGACCCGCGGCGGCCCTGCGCGGCTTCTCCGACGTGGAACCGGTGGCCGTGCGGTTGCCGGACGGACAGCCGGCCCGCACCGGGCACGCCCTGATCCAGCTCAGCTCCGGATCTACCGGCCCGGCCAAGGTCATCGCCCGTACCGCCGCCGACCTGCTGCGCGAACTCGACTGCTACCGCAGGCTGGTGGCGTTCCCCGGTGAGGGCGAGCGGGTGGTGCTGCTGTCCTCGGTGGTCCACGTGCTCGGCCTGGTCGGCGGGCTGCTCAACGCCCTGTACGTCCGCGCCGCGCTCACCGTGCCGGAGCGGATGACGGCGGCCGGCATCCTCGCCGCCGTCGCCGACTCCGACCGGCCGACCACCGTCATCGGGGTGCCCTTCCACGCCGAGCTGCTGGCGGGGGCGGTCGCTCCCCCGGCGCTGCCCCGACTGCGCCGGATGATCGTCGCGGGCGAACTGGTCCGCCCGGGCCTGCCCGCGCTGTTCACCGAGCGCTACGGCGTCCCGCTCGGCACCATGTACGGCATGACCGAGACCGGGGTCATCGCCACCGACCTCGACGGCACCCTCCACCCGGCCAAGCGCCCCGTCCACGGAATGCGACTGCTCCTGGTGAAGGGCGAGTTGCAGCTCGGCGCCGTCTCCTCGCCGTACCCCGGGCTGGACGACCCGACCCGCTGGTCGGACGGCTGGCTGCACACCCGGGACGCCGCCGAACTGGACGCGGACAACGGCCTGGTCACCGTGCTCGGCCGGCTCGACTCCCAGGTCTCGATCGGCGGCCTGAAGGTCGACCTCACCGAAGTCGAACAGACCCTGACCGCACTGCCCGAGGTCCGCGAGGCCGTGGTCGTCTTCGACTGCGGCGCGATCGAGGCCTACCTGGCCACCGAACCCGACGCCGACCTCGCCCTCGTCCGGGACGGGCTGGCCCGGCGCCTCGCCGCCTACAAGCGGCCGCGCCGGCTCGCCCTCCTCCCCCGCCTCCCCCGCACCGCCACCGGCAAGCTGCTGCGCGACCCGGCCGCCCTGCGCGACACCGCCTCGGCCGGCACGGCCGGCGCAGCCACCACGCACTGACCGCCGGCCGCCACGTACTCCCGCGCACTCGTGCACCGCATGCACGTCACGCGCCTCACGCACGTCACGCACGTCACGCACCCAAGCGCCAGACCCCCGACAAGGAGCCACACCATGCAGGACCGCATCCGCGCGTTCGTCCTCGCCGCCCTGACCGAGATGCAGTACGACGTCTCCGAGGTCACCGGGGACACCGACCTCGGCCCGGCCGGGCTTGACCTCGAATCGCTCGCGCTGGCCGACCTCTCGGTACAGGTCGAGGACGAGTTCGGGATCAAGTTCGACCTGGACGAGATGGAGACCACCGCGCTGATGACGCTGGACGAGTTCACCGCAGACGTCGCCCGCCGGATCGACGCCCTCGCCGCCGCCTCCGGCAGCGCCGCATGACCGGCGGTGAGCGTGCCGAGGCCCGGCCGGACGGCCGCGAGGCCCTGCCGGGACGGGACGAGGTCCTGACGATGCTGGCGGCGTTCGGGCAGCGCGCCGCCGACACCGTGCCCGAGGAGCTTGGATCGCTCGAACTCACCTGGCTCGTCGCCGAGTTCGAGCAGCGCTACGGGCTGCAGCTGGACCTGGACGACGAGCGCTTCGGCGCCGTGCGGACGGTCGACGACGCGACCGAGCTGCTGCGGGCGGCCGTCCTGGCCGAGCGCGCGGGCGGACGGCCGTGAGCGGCCTCGCCCCGGGCGCCGGCCCGCCCGGCCCCTCCGGCCCTCTTCCGCCGTCCGGCCCGGTCCGCCCGGTCCGCCCGGTCCGCCCCGTCGTCACCGGGATCGGCGTGCTCAGCGCCGCCGGGCACGGGCTCGCCGCGCTGACCGAGGCCGTCACGCACGGCAAAGCCGCATTCGGCCCGGTCACCCGCTTCGACGTGGCCGCCCGCCGGACCACTCGGGCCGCGCTGCTTCCCACCTCGCCGGCTCCGGCCGGGGCGGCGCTCGATGCGATCGACCAGGCCTGCCGGCAGGCCGGCCTGACCGCCGCCGAGGGCGCCACGCTGCCCGTCCTGCTCGCGCTGCACAGCGACGAGCACACCCGGGCCACCGCCGAGGCGGTAGCGGCCGGGGTCCGCGCGGGCTGGGGAGCCCCGGGTGTCACCCGGGTGTACACCGGCGCCTGTGTGGCCGCCTCGACCGCCGTGGCCGACGCCGCCGCCCTGGTCGCCGCCGGACGGCACGAGCGGATCCTGGTCGCCGCCGTCCACCTGGTCGGACCGGGTGTGTTCGCCGTCTTCGACGCCGGGCGCGCGCTGGCCCGCGACGGCGAGCTGCGCCCGTTCAGCGCCGGCCGCACCGGCACCCTGCTCGGCGACGCGGCCGCCGCCGTCCTGGTCGAGGCCGCCCCGGCGGCCGAGCGCCGGGCCGCGCCGGTGTTCGCCCGGCTGGCCGGCTGGGGCCGCGCCGGGGACGCCCACCACGTCTGCCGTCCCGAACCGGACGGCACCGGGGTGGCCCGGGCGATCGAGGCCGCGATCGGCCGGGCCGGCGCCGCCCCGGCCGAGGTCGGCTACGTCAACGCCAACGGCACCGGGTCCACCCTCGCCGACCGGGCCGAAGCCCGGGCCCTGCGACGGGTGTTCGGCCGGCACACCGACGAACTGCCGGTCAGCTCCAGCAAGTCGGTGCACGGCCACGCCCTGGAGGCCTCCGCCCTGCTCGAACTCGCCGTCACCGTCGGGGCGTTGGAGACCGGTCTGCTCCCGGTCAACGCGGGGTGGCTCGGCCCGGATCCGGACGTCGGCCTGGATCTCGTCCTGGACGGTCCGCGCGCCGCCCGCCCCCGCTACGCCCTCAGCCTCAACTCCGCCTTCGGCGGCGCCAACACTGCCCTGCTGCTGGCCCCCGGATGACACCCACCACCACCATGACCTCCCCTGCCGACAACGCCCACGGCCTGCGGGTCCTCGCCGAGGCCCGCCGCTCCGCACCCGGCCCGGACGGGCCGCCGCCACCGCTGCCCGGCTTCGCCGCCTCCGGCTTCGATCCGCTGGTCGCCGACGCCGCCGAGCGCTGTCTGCGCGCCGCCCACGGCGAGCCGCCCGCCCCCGGACGGACCGCCCTGTTGCTGGCCAGTGCGAGCGGCGACCTCGACACCGCGCGGGCGATCGAGCAGAGCGCCGAACCCGGCCACCGGACCGGCCCGCTGCTGTTCTTCCAGTCCAACCCCAACGCCGTCCTCGGGCACATCGCGGCGCGCTGGGGCCTGACCGGCCCCGTCGTGGCGATCTGCCCGGCCGAGGCCGAACCAGGCCGCGTACCGGCGGAGGCCTACGAGCTCGCCGCGCTGCTGCTCGCCGACGGGGACGCCGACCGGGTCCTCGTGCTGGCCGTCGAGCAGACGCCGGACGGGGACCGCGCCGCCGCCGTACTGCTCTCCTGTCCCCGGTCACCCGAGGACCCGGAGTCGCCGAGCTGAACCCGCCGATCACCCCCGGCCGTAGCCACCAGCGAGGCCCATAGAGGTCAGAGGCCCGGAGGCCACCGAGTCCCACCGAGTCCCACCGAGTTTCACCGAGGCCCGGCGCCTGACGCAGCCGCACCCGGCAGACCAACCGCCGTGCGCCCCGACGCCGCCCCGCAACCCGCCGTCCGGCACCACCTCGGATCGCCCGCCGCCCGAACGCGGCCGACCGACCCCGCCACCACCTGATCAGCCGCCCGGGCCGTCCACCGGCCCCGTTGGAGGGACCCCCCGTGACCATCCGCAGTCTCCGCACCCTGCTCGCGGACGACCCCGACGTCGGCGCCGGCAACGTCCTGACCGCCCGGATCGCGCTCGGCCTGGACGTCGACGAGCCGCTGCTCACCTTCGACACCCCGGTGGACGACCACCCCGCCTGGCAGCCGTTCACGCTGCGCGAGCTCGACCGCGCCGTACGGGCCCGCGCCGCCGCCCTGCACGCGCTCGGCATCACCCCGCGCGACCCGGTCGTGGTCTACGCGAGTGACGCCGACGACCACGTCCTCGCCTTCCTCGCACTGGCCCGGCTCGGCGCCATCCCCGCACTGCTCAACCCCAACCTGGACGGCGAGCGCGCCGCCCGCTACACCGCCCGGCTCGGCGCGGCCGGCGTCCTCGCCGACCCGGTCCACCTGGCCGCACTGGCCGGCCACGACCCGGGCGCGCCGCTGCTGCCCGAGATCGCCACCCTCGGCGCGGGCGACCCGGACGCCGCACCGGCCCCGTACCGGCACTGGTCCGGCGACCCGGTGGCGATCACCCACTCCTCCGGCACCACCGGGATGCCCAAGGCCGTGGTCCACTCGCACGCGAGCCTGTACGCGGCGATCCGCCACCGGCTGCGGCTGCCCCGCCCGCAGGGCCAGGACCGGATGCTCAGCGCCCTGCCCGCCCCGCACGCCGCGACCGTGATCGCGCTCAACCTCGCCCTCAGCTCGCACACCCGACTGGCCTTCCTGTCACGGCAGTCCGGCGACGGCGTACTGGCGGCGATCGAGCAGTGGCGGCCCACCGGGGTGATCGGCTTCGCCGCCACCTGGGCCGACCTCGCCCGCCACGACCTCGCCGCCCGGGACCTGACCTCCGTCGCGCTCTGGTGGAACACCGGCGACTGCGCCCACGAGGTGCACATCCGCCGGCTGATCGCCACCGGCAGCCGGGAGACCGTCACCCGCGCGGGCCGCTCCCGGGTACCCGGCTCCCAGTTCGTGGACGGCCTCGGCTCCACCGAGATGGGCCACTCGCACTTCTTCATCACCCACGGGCCCGGCACCGAACGCTACGGCCGCTGCGTCGGGCGCCCGCACGCCTTCGTCGACTGCGAGGTGGTCGGTCCGGACGGCGAACCGCTCGGCCCCGGCGAGGTCGGCGAACTCGCCACCGCCTCACCGACCTTGGCCCTCGGCTACTGGAACGACTCGGCCACCACCTTCCGCGCCCGGATCCGCGGCCGCTTCCTCACCGGGGACCTGATGTACCGGGACGAGGAGGGCTACTACTACCACGTCGACCGCGCCGTCGACTCGGTCGAACTCGACGGCGGCAAGCGGCTGTTCACCGCGATGTCGGAGGAGCGGGTGCTGGCCGCCTGCCCGGAGGTGCTGGACTGCACGGTGGTGGCCGTCCGGGACGGCGAGCAGGTGGTCACCGACGTGCTGCTACTCCTCGCCGAGGGCGCCGACCCGTCCGCGGACCACACCGAGGCGGTCGTCGCGGCCCTGGACGAGGCCGCCGCCGCGACCGTCCGGCGGGTGCTGGTGGTCTCCCCGGACGACATCCCGCTCGGCCCGACCGGAAAGGTCCGCAAGGTCCTGCTGCGCGAGCGCCACCTCGCGGCGGTGGACGCGTGAGCGCCGGCACACGTGCCCGCACCGGCGTCGTCGTCACCGGCATCGGCCTGGTCTCCCCGCTCGGCCGCAAGCCCGCCGAGGTGTTCGATGCGCTGACCGCCGGCCGCTCCGGCCTCCGGGCCGTACCCGAGGGCCACGCCGCGCACGGCTGGCTGCCCGCCGCCGGGATCGCCCCCGCCGTGGACGGCCGGGAGGTGCTGCCGCCCACCGAGACCCGCGGCGTGGACCGCTTCGTGCTGCTCGGCCTGGCCGCCGCCGACGACGCGCTCGCCGACGCCGGCCTGGTGGTCGGCCGGGACGCCGACCCGCACCGCACCGCCGTGGTGCTGGCCACCGGCGGCGGCGGACTGGAGACCTTCGAGCAGCAGTCGCACCGCCGCCTGGAGCGCGGGCGCCCCGGCGTCAGCCCGTACCTGCTGCCCGGCATGCTCTCCAACATGGCCGCCGCCCGGGTCGCCATCAAGCACGGCATCCGGGGCTACAGCTCCGCCGTGGTGACGGCCTGCGCGGCCGGCGCCCAGGCGATCGCCGAGGGACTGCGGCTGATCCGGGCCGGCGACGCCGACGTGGTGGTGTGCGGCGGCACCGAGTCCTCGCTGCACCCCACCATCGCCGCCGCCTTCACCAACGCCCGTGCCCTGGCGCAGGGTTGGGCGGACCCGGAGCAGGCAAGCCGGCCCTTCGACAGCCGCCGCAACGGCTTCGTGCTGGGCGAGGGCAGCGCCGTGCTGGTCCTGGAACGCGCCGAGCACGCCGACGCGCGCGGCGCCGCCGGCTACGCGGACGTCCTCGGCTGGGGCGCCTCCACCGACGCCCACCACCCGACCATGCCCCGCCCCGACGGCGGCGGCGCCGCCGACGCGATGCGCACCGCGCTCGCCAACGCGGGCCTGACCCCGGGCGACATCGACTACGTGAACGCCCACGGCACCGGCACCCGGCTCGGTGACGTGGCCGAGACCGCAGCGCTGCGCGCCGTCTTCGGCGGGCAGCCGCCCGCGGTCAGCTCCACCAAGGGCGCCACCGGCCATCTCCTGGGCGCCGCAGGCGCGTTGGAGGCGGCGGTGACCGCCCTGGCGGTGGCGAGGGGGACGCTGCCGCCCACGCTCAACCTGACCGACCCCGACCCGGCCTGCGAGCTGGACCACGTCCGGGGCGCCGCCCGGAGCACCCCGGTGCGCGCCGCACTGAGCAACGCCTTCGCCTTCGGCGGCCACAACCTCAGCCTCATCCTCGGCCCGGCCTCCACCCGCACCGCCCGGTAGCTCACGACGGCCGGCCCGATCCTCGACCCGCCCATCCCTCCG
The genomic region above belongs to Streptomyces sp. 1331.2 and contains:
- a CDS encoding beta-ketoacyl synthase N-terminal-like domain-containing protein, which encodes MSGLAPGAGPPGPSGPLPPSGPVRPVRPVRPVVTGIGVLSAAGHGLAALTEAVTHGKAAFGPVTRFDVAARRTTRAALLPTSPAPAGAALDAIDQACRQAGLTAAEGATLPVLLALHSDEHTRATAEAVAAGVRAGWGAPGVTRVYTGACVAASTAVADAAALVAAGRHERILVAAVHLVGPGVFAVFDAGRALARDGELRPFSAGRTGTLLGDAAAAVLVEAAPAAERRAAPVFARLAGWGRAGDAHHVCRPEPDGTGVARAIEAAIGRAGAAPAEVGYVNANGTGSTLADRAEARALRRVFGRHTDELPVSSSKSVHGHALEASALLELAVTVGALETGLLPVNAGWLGPDPDVGLDLVLDGPRAARPRYALSLNSAFGGANTALLLAPG
- a CDS encoding alpha-hydroxy acid oxidase, with amino-acid sequence MPVGALTLAGIERAAREQLPPEIWDFIEGGSGTERTLAANREMFGRYALRPRTLVDVSACDPALTLLGAPLALPLGIAPMAYHRLVDPEGETATARAAGRAGALLVAGMFASRTLEEIAEAATGPLWLQLYWLRERAALAALVERAEAAGFRALVLTVDAPRIGRRLRDLRNGFAIPPAVRAVNLDPALMSASHRAAGGSSGIAEHAREQFDPTLSWADLAWLRRRTRLPLVLKGILTAEDARLAVEHGADAVLVSNHGGRQLDGSIAALAALPEVVQAVPHELPVLLDGGVRTGTDIAVALALGARAVLIGRPAFWGLATDGESGVHRVLDLLRQELEHTMALLGRPRLADLDRTALAPWPCCPAG
- a CDS encoding beta-ketoacyl synthase N-terminal-like domain-containing protein; translated protein: MTSPADNAHGLRVLAEARRSAPGPDGPPPPLPGFAASGFDPLVADAAERCLRAAHGEPPAPGRTALLLASASGDLDTARAIEQSAEPGHRTGPLLFFQSNPNAVLGHIAARWGLTGPVVAICPAEAEPGRVPAEAYELAALLLADGDADRVLVLAVEQTPDGDRAAAVLLSCPRSPEDPESPS
- a CDS encoding ABC transporter permease produces the protein MKLARDTWLVFQRQLLLMIRTPVWIAVGIIQPVFYLLLFAPLLKKVLAPDGASSYADAYQVYVPGLLAVLCIFGGLFTGFSLLGELKAGIIERSRVTPVSRLALLLGRALREMVALLVQAVLITLIALPFGLRVSPLNLLLAYLLLGLLALMTSAISYGIALMVPADAAMAPVVNTLAQPIALLSGVLLPLTLAPDWLQQLARWNPFYWAVEGMRALFSGHAGDSAVWQGLLVVAVMTVLAVFWSARLFSTRVR
- a CDS encoding alpha/beta hydrolase translates to MPLHPQAEALRARRASSGAPPLYTLTLAEARAADLADIRAAAGTPEPVAAVEEHRFPGPGGDLTLRLYRPEPPTLEQRSTELPALLYLFGGGWTLGSPDTSDAICRRLTNAVGCVTASVGYRLAPEHPFPAALQDCRAALLHLVERAGEFGIDPGRLAVGGESAGGNLSAALTLLLRAEGGPALRHQLLVYPNTDHAADTPSLREHDDPLLFNRRSLAWYWGHYLADRADAASPYASPLRAATLAGLPPATVLTAEYDPLRDEGEQYAEALRAAGVPVELRRYEGMPHGFFAMTATLDAAAEAQAYAAGRLRETLWEAGREVPR
- a CDS encoding class I SAM-dependent methyltransferase; protein product: MTEQTRRTAQTERTAQTERTERAERTEPAERAARSARFPGWDWDDPDGLATRLDEFSAQVATCDTLEPHPGGLPHDHADFRELGLTGIEFAAFRTAHPEGLGTDLTALRGGAGPATEPGTLYRVDGDRWFTQLDIAEPLPFADASIDWVYAEHLIEHVTLPVAVGWLREARRVLRPGGVLRLTTPDLARYLVGYATGDGFLAKHRRRLTTLGFGPPMPARPAFLVNQVFRYYGHQWIYDLDELRHVLTLAGFTPGQVRHCAYRQGTRSDVADLDTAFRTDETIYVEADR
- a CDS encoding class I adenylate-forming enzyme family protein is translated as MTGFSPFSPPPFAPPHSDAPHDWVDRLLLAGPGGEECLHLGAPLDRDALRTLVEEQSVRLTAAGLGPGGTAALRLPPSVAFVAVLLACWRLGAQVALLDHRLTDHEIDAAVARLAPQVLVGSAHRPAAALRGFSDVEPVAVRLPDGQPARTGHALIQLSSGSTGPAKVIARTAADLLRELDCYRRLVAFPGEGERVVLLSSVVHVLGLVGGLLNALYVRAALTVPERMTAAGILAAVADSDRPTTVIGVPFHAELLAGAVAPPALPRLRRMIVAGELVRPGLPALFTERYGVPLGTMYGMTETGVIATDLDGTLHPAKRPVHGMRLLLVKGELQLGAVSSPYPGLDDPTRWSDGWLHTRDAAELDADNGLVTVLGRLDSQVSIGGLKVDLTEVEQTLTALPEVREAVVVFDCGAIEAYLATEPDADLALVRDGLARRLAAYKRPRRLALLPRLPRTATGKLLRDPAALRDTASAGTAGAATTH
- a CDS encoding aminotransferase-like domain-containing protein; its protein translation is MNLRLEDLHASLADPLLDAMTFLNEVTSRYPQAVSFAPGRPYEGFFEPEDVPRYLDTYLAHLAERGLDRDAVRTALFQYGPTKGIIAELVARTLANDEGLTVAPEALVLTVGAQEGMLLVLRALCAGPDDVLLVSAPCYVGVTGAARLLDLTTRPVPEGPDGGPDPAAVRAAARAVRAEGRRPRALYVVPDFANPSGTSMPIAARTRLLDVAAEEGVLVVEDNPYGFFARTPGPRPTLKALDRRRQVVHLGSFAKTCFPGARLGYAVADQEVTGPDGRRSLLADELAKLKSMTTVNTPALSQAVIGGMLLTHDCRLRAANARATAHYAAGMDTLLRELDRHFPASERRRLGVSWNRPDGGFFAVLTVPFAADEAAMERCARAYGVLWTPMAPFYPAGGGERRLRLSISSLTQAQIIDGVAKLAAFIGSC
- a CDS encoding phosphopantetheine-binding protein, translated to MQDRIRAFVLAALTEMQYDVSEVTGDTDLGPAGLDLESLALADLSVQVEDEFGIKFDLDEMETTALMTLDEFTADVARRIDALAAASGSAA